Proteins found in one Anopheles aquasalis chromosome 3, idAnoAquaMG_Q_19, whole genome shotgun sequence genomic segment:
- the LOC126577984 gene encoding histone H2A translates to MSGRGKGGKVKGKAKSRSNRAGLQFPVGRIHRLLRKGNYAERVGAGAPVYLAAVMEYLAAEVLELAGNAARDNKKTRIIPRHLQLAIRNDEELNKLLSGVTIAQGGVLPNIQAVLLPKKTEKKA, encoded by the coding sequence ATGTCTGGCcgtggaaagggaggaaaggtcAAGGGAAAGGCAAAGTCCCGTTCCAACCGTGCTGGTCTGCAGTTCCCAGTCGGTCGTATCCATCGTCTGCTCCGGAAGGGCAACTACGCCGAGCGTGTCGGTGCTGGCGCTCCGGTCTATCTGGCGGCCGTCATGGAGTACCTGGCCGCTGAAGTGCTCGAGTTGGCCGGTAACGCCGCCCGAGACAACAAGAAGACGCGTATCATCCCGCGTCATCTGCAGCTGGCCATCCGTAACGACGAGGAGTTGAACAAGCTGCTGTCGGGTGTGACCATCGCCCAGGGTGGTGTTCTGCCCAACATCCAggccgtgctgctgcccaaGAAGACCGAGAAGAAGGCTTAA
- the LOC126577979 gene encoding mitochondrial translation release factor in rescue, which yields MITMHCSRYASSLLLWPTIALRASTATTTIANAQPRGWRMFSKSIDNSRVPVLQEDDLEESFVRGSGPGGQSVAKTNNKVVLTHKPSGLVVQCHTSRSLFENRRVARQLLVAKLDQLINGDQSVEAQRQRLDQRKQTETTRRKMRLQAKKKAWKEREFGDEGGRE from the coding sequence ATGATCACCATGCACTGCAGTCGCtacgcttcttcgcttctcctGTGGCCTACTATCGCTCTTCGCGCTTCAACCGCTACTACGACCATCGCGAACGCCCAGCCCCGAGGATGGCGAATGttttcgaaatcgatcgacaatAGCCGCGTGCCGGTGCTCCAGGAGGACGATCTGGAAGAATCGTTTGTACGTGGCAGTGGCCCCGGCGGTCAGTCGGTCGCCAAGACGAACAATAAGGTCGTACTGACGCACAAACCGAGCGGTCTCGTGGTACAGTGCCATACGAGCCGCTCGCTGTTCGAGAATCGACGAGTCGCTCGCCAGTTGCTGGTGGCGAAGCTGGACCAGCTGATCAACGGTGACCAATCGGTCGAAGCGCAACGGCAGCGGCTGGACCAGCGTAAGCAAACGGAAACTACGCGCCGTAAGATGCGTCTTcaggcgaagaagaaagcatGGAAGGAGCGAGAATTCGGTGACGAAGGTGGGCGTGAATGA
- the LOC126577980 gene encoding uncharacterized protein LOC126577980, whose amino-acid sequence MTDASLPVVGGLRLRPLTKENILYYYFPLKGMVSYAALSVNVMNPSIAIRLLPKRDVTNFLLIHTIFGTTLFLFSRPHLKGVSTNKRLAFSVCGSVLFSFGSVLVWAVLRSAIPRNQGLATALGLSSGVLMAKLAYDYLETNDSNCAGTVAKKN is encoded by the exons ATGACCGATGCCAGCCTGCCCGTCGTCGGAGGTCTGCGGCTGCGCCCGCTGACGAAGGAAAACATCCTCTACTACTATTTCCCGTTGAAGGGAATGGTCAGCTATGCCGCTCTTTCGGTCAACGTTATGAATCCTTCGATTGCGATCAG GTTGCTACCGAAGCGTGATGTTACCAACTTCCTCCTGATCCACACCATCTTCGGCACAACGCTGTTTCTGTTCAGCCGGCCGCACCTGAAAGGAGTGTCCACGAACAAGCGGTTGGCGTTCAGCGTTTGTGGATCCGTACTGTTCAGCTTCGGTTCCGTGCTAGTGTGGGCGGTTCTCCGTTCGGCTATTCCGCGCAACCAAGGCCTAGCGACGGCACTCGGCCTTTCGTCGGGCGTACTGATGGCCAAGCTGGCATACGACTACCTTGAGACCAACGATAGCAATTGTGCGGGAACGGTTGcgaagaaaaactaa
- the LOC126574048 gene encoding uncharacterized protein LOC126574048 has protein sequence MARTKQTARKSTGGKAPRKQLATKAARKSAPSTGGVKKPHRYRPGTVALREIRRYQKSTELLIRKLPFQRLVREIAQDFKTDLRFQSAAVAALQEASEAYLVGLFEDTNLCAIHAKRVTIMPKDIQLARRIRGERSTASESTDFSAEMARTKQTARKSTGGKAPRKQLATKAARKSAPSTGGVKKPHRYRPGTVALREIRRYQKSTELLIRKLPFQRLVREIAQDFKTDLRFQSAAVAALQEASEAYLVGLFEDTNLCAIHAKRVTIMPKDIQLARRIRGERA, from the exons ATGGCACGTACCAAGCAGACCGCTCGTAAATCCACCGGAGGAAAGGCCCCGCGTAAGCAGCTGGCCACCAAGGCAGCTCGTAAGAGCGCACCGTCGACCGGAGGCGTGAAGAAGCCGCATCGTTATCGCCCGGGAACGGTGGCGCTCCGTGAAATCCGTCGTTACCAGAAGTCGACTGAGCTGTTGATCCGCAAGCTGCCGTTCCAGCGTTTGGTGCGTGAGATTGCGCAGGATTTCAAGACCGATCTGCGCTTCCAGAgcgccgccgtcgctgctCTGCAGGAAGCTAGCGAGGCGTACTTGGTTGGTCTGTTCGAGGACACGAACTTGTGCGCCATCCACGCCAAGCGCGTCACCATCATGCCCAAGGACATTCAGCTGGCACGCCGTATCCGCGGAGAGCGG TCTACCGCCAGTGAATCAACAGATTTCTCAGCTGAAATGGCCCGTACCAAGCAGACCGCTCGTAAGTCCACTGGAGGAAAGGCCCCGCGTAAGCAGCTGGCCACCAAGGCAGCCCGTAAGAGCGCACCGTCGACCGGAGGCGTGAAGAAGCCGCATCGTTATCGCCCGGGAACGGTGGCGCTCCGTGAAATCCGTCGTTACCAGAAGTCGACCGAGCTGCTTATCCGCAAGCTGCCGTTCCAGCGTTTGGTGCGTGAGATTGCGCAGGATTTCAAGACCGATCTGCGCTTCCAGAgcgccgccgtcgctgctCTGCAGGAAGCCAGCGAAGCGTACTTGGTTGGTCTGTTCGAGGACACCAATCTGTGTGCCATCCATGCCAAGCGCGTCACCATCATGCCCAAGGACATCCAGCTGGCACGCCGTATCCGCGGAGAGCGTGCTTAA
- the LOC126577985 gene encoding histone H2B: protein MAPKTSGKAAKKSGKAQKNISKSDKKKKKRTRKESYAIYIYKVLKQVHPDTGISSKAMSIMNSFVNDIFERIAAEASRLAHYNKRSTITSREIQTAVRLLLPGELAKHAVSEGTKAVTKYTSSK, encoded by the coding sequence atggcacCGAAGACAAGTGGAAAGGCAGCGAAGAAGTCCGGAAAGGCTCAGAAGAACATCTCCAAGTCggacaagaaaaagaagaagcgcacCCGCAAGGAGAGCTACGCCATCTACATCTACAAGGTGCTGAAGCAAGTCCACCCGGACACCGGTATCTCCTCGAAGGCGATGAGCATCATGAACAGCTTTGTGAACGACATCTTCGAGCGCATCGCCGCCGAAGCGTCCCGTCTGGCGCACTACAACAAGCGCTCGACGATCACGTCCCGCGAGATCCAAACCGCTGTCCGTCTGCTGTTGCCCGGTGAGCTGGCCAAGCACGCCGTCTCCGAGGGAACGAAGGCCGTCACCAAGTACACCAGCTCGAAGTAA
- the LOC126577970 gene encoding RING-type E3 ubiquitin-protein ligase PPIL2, with the protein MGKKQHQKDKMYLTYTEWAEFYGGHKPDSVENEQIKFKRLPFDHCCVSLVPFEHPYCDKDGNVFELSAIVEFLKRFKVNPVTGTPLDGRSLIKLNFTKNHEGQYHCPTLFKPFTKNSHIVANGKTGNVFSHEAIEQLNVKAKNWKDLVDDTPFTRKDLITIQDPGQLDKFNISSFHHIKKNLRVLTEEQQAERKDPHGRLKKISSETKDILQQLEKDYKPAEEQKEERQVADKFNAAHYSTGAVAASFTSTAMVPVSQHEAAIIDDDIVRYERVKKKGYVRLLTNFGALNLELYCEQVPKTCENFLKHCQSGYYNGVLFHRSIRNFMLQGGDPTGVGNGGTSAWGTKFADEIKPNLSHAGRGILSMANSGPNTNGSQFFITYRSCKHLDGKHTIFGKLVGGLEVLTEMERVEVDNRDRPIENIFIQRTQVFVDPFQEVDEQLAKERAEEAERIKQEAEEKRNNKAGTGQKRGQPLKVFRSGVGKYLDTSVTKSVSVEENGPGSSTPSLENGAKKRKKTATVGADGFGNFSSW; encoded by the exons ATGGGTAaaaagcagcatcagaaggATAAAAT GTACCTCACGTACACCGAGTGGGCCGAGTTTTACGGTGGCCACAAACCggattcggtggaaaatgagCAGATCAAGTTCAAACGGCTCCCGTTTGACCATTGCTGCGTGTCGCTGGTCCCCTTCGAACACCCGTACTGCGATAAAGACGGTAATGTGTTCGAGTTGTCGGCGATTGTCGAGTTTCTGAAGCGGTTCAAGGTGAACCCCGTCACCGGAACTCCGCTCGATGGACGTTCGCTGATCAAGCTCAACTTTACCAAAAACCACGAGGGGCAGTACCACTGCCCGACGCTCTTCAAACCGTTCACGAAGAACTCGCACATCGTGGCCAATGGAAAGACGGGCAACGTGTTCTCGCACgaagcgatcgagcagctgaACGTGAAGGCCAAGAACTGGAAGGATCTGGTTGATGATACACCGTTCACGCGCAAGGATCTCATCACCATCCAAGATCCGGGCCAGTTGGACAAATTTAACATTTCCAGCTTTCACCACATCAAGAAGAACCTGCGGGTATTGACGGAGGAACAGCAAGCCGAACGGAAGGATCCACACGGCCGGCTGAAGAAAATTTCCTCCGAAACGAAGGACATTTTGCAGCAGCTTGAAAAAGACTACAAACCGGCGGAAGAGCAAAAGGAGGAACGCCAGGTGGCGGATAAGTTCAATGCGGCCCACTACTCGACCGGTGCCGTGGCCGCTTCCTTCACGTCCACGGCGATGGTACCTGTGTCGCAGCACGAAGCGGCCATCATCGACGATGACATTGTGCGGTACGAGcgcgtaaaaaaaaaaggctacgTACGGCTACTGACCAACTTCGGAGCGCTCAATCTCGAGCTGTACTGCGAGCAGGTACCGAAGACGTGCGAAAACTTTCTCAAACACTGCCAATCGGGGTACTACAATGGGGTGCTGTTTCATCGCTCGATCCGTAACTTCATGCTACAGGGCGGCGATCCGACGGGGGTCGGAAACGGTGGTACGTCCGCCTGGGGTACCAAGTTTGCGGATGAGATCAAACCGAACCTTTCACACGCTGGCCGCGGTATACTGTCGATGGCAAACTCCGGTCCCAACACAAACGGTTCACAATT CTTCATTACCTATCGATCCTGTAAACACTTGGATGGAAAGCACACCATCTTCGGTAAGCTGGTCGGTGGTCTCGAGGTGCTGACCGAGATGGAACGTGTTGAGGTGGACAACCGGGACCGGCCGATTGAGAACATCTTTATCCAACGAACGCAGGTCTTCGTCGATCCATTCCAGGAGGTTGACGAACAGCTGGCCAAAGAACGGGCCGAGGAAGCGGAACGCATAAAGCAGGAGGCGGAAGAAAAGCGTAACAACAAAGCAGGCACTGGGCAAAAGCGTGGCCAACCACTAAAGGTATTTCGTTCCGGAGTAGGGAAGTATCTTGACACGAGTGTAACGAAGAGCGTTTCGGTTGAGGAAAATGGTCCCGGCTCCAGCACACCGTCCTTGGAAAACGGGGCgaaaaagcgcaaaaagaCGGCCACCGTCGGTGCGGATGGTTTCGGTAATTTTAGCTCTTGGTAG
- the LOC126577983 gene encoding histone H2B, with product MAPKTSGKAAKKSGKAQKNISKSDKKKKKRTRKESYAIYIYKVLKQVHPDTGISSKAMSIMNSFVNDIFERIAAEASRLAHYNKRSTITSREIQTAVRLLLPGELAKHAVSEGTKAVTKYTSSK from the coding sequence atggcacCGAAGACAAGTGGAAAGGCAGCGAAGAAGTCCGGAAAGGCTCAGAAGAACATCTCCAAGtcggacaagaagaagaagaagcgcaccCGCAAGGAGAGCTACGCCATCTACATCTACAAGGTGCTGAAGCAAGTCCACCCGGACACCGGTATCTCCTCGAAGGCGATGAGCATCATGAACAGCTTTGTGAACGACATCTTCGAGCGCATCGCCGCCGAAGCGTCCCGTCTGGCGCACTACAACAAGCGCTCGACGATCACGTCCCGCGAGATCCAAACCGCTGTCCGTCTGCTGTTGCCCGGTGAGCTGGCCAAGCACGCCGTCTCCGAGGGAACGAAGGCCGTCACCAAGTACACCAGCTCGAAGTAA
- the LOC126574050 gene encoding uncharacterized protein LOC126574050, which produces MARTKQTARKSTGGKAPRKQLATKAARKSAPSTGGVKKPHRYRPGTVALREIRRYQKSTELLIRKLPFQRLVREIAQDFKTDLRFQSAAVAALQEASEAYLVGLFEDTNLCAIHAKRVTIMPKDIQLARRIRGERSTASESTDFSAEMARTKQTARKSTGGKAPRKQLATKAARKSAPSTGGVKKPHRYRPGTVALREIRRYQKSTELLIRKLPFQRLVREIAQDFKTDLRFQSAAVAALQEASEAYLVGLFEDTNLCAIHAKRVTIMPKDIQLARRIRGERA; this is translated from the exons ATGGCACGTACCAAGCAGACCGCTCGTAAATCCACCGGAGGAAAGGCCCCGCGTAAGCAGCTGGCCACCAAGGCAGCCCGTAAGAGCGCACCGTCGACCGGAGGCGTGAAGAAGCCGCATCGTTATCGCCCGGGAACGGTGGCGCTCCGTGAAATCCGTCGTTACCAGAAGTCGACTGAGCTGTTGATCCGCAAGCTGCCGTTCCAGCGTTTGGTGCGTGAGATTGCGCAGGATTTCAAGACCGATCTGCGCTTCCAGAgcgccgccgtcgctgctCTGCAGGAAGCTAGCGAGGCGTACTTGGTTGGTCTGTTCGAGGACACGAACTTGTGCGCCATCCACGCCAAGCGCGTCACCATCATGCCCAAGGACATTCAGCTGGCACGCCGTATCCGCGGAGAGCGG TCTACCGCCAGTGAATCAACAGATTTCTCAGCTGAAATGGCCCGTACCAAGCAGACCGCTCGTAAGTCCACTGGAGGAAAGGCCCCGCGTAAGCAGCTGGCCACCAAGGCAGCCCGTAAGAGCGCACCGTCGACCGGAGGCGTGAAGAAGCCGCATCGTTATCGCCCGGGAACGGTGGCGCTCCGTGAAATCCGTCGTTACCAGAAGTCGACCGAGCTGCTTATCCGCAAGCTGCCGTTCCAGCGTTTGGTGCGTGAGATTGCGCAGGATTTCAAGACCGATCTGCGCTTCCAGAgcgccgccgtcgctgctCTGCAGGAAGCCAGCGAAGCGTACTTGGTTGGTCTGTTCGAGGACACCAATCTGTGTGCCATCCATGCCAAGCGCGTCACCATCATGCCCAAGGACATCCAGCTGGCACGCCGTATCCGCGGAGAGCGTGCTTAA
- the LOC126577973 gene encoding putative nuclease HARBI1: protein MDISDSDLLLLLLSVAKKRRSEKARKREWIRPFLQERPEMGEFQFLCRELASDEDKFFQHYRMSRKSFEELHTILKDEISVITTNFRSSITSMERLAVCLRYLAVGGSQRDIADSFRIGRSTVSGIVTQVCEKIWQVLQPTYMPVPSRQVWESTALEFYDRWGFPNCTGAIEGKHVHIRRPIDESRVCSYKGFHSLVCLTVVDAMYRFLIVDVGNYGANGENAILNDSNFIENYFDNLEYPQPRTLPGSRIITPYVFLGNETFALRTFLMRPYPKITCVDRTDRQEFNARLNRGRTVVDKAFGILTSNWKVFLKPIDCKPEGADAIVKATCCLHNFLLEQNSALTDVDYRPEVQPPRGKIDKKSYALKPIGKTNSRASRDALEIRDLFTEYFSLPHTE from the exons ATGGATATCTCCGACTCCgatcttcttttgcttctgttgaGTGTCGCTAAAAAGCGACGAAGCGAGAAGgcgagaaagcgagagtgGATTAGACCATTTCTTCAAGAACGGCCAGAGATGGGAGAATTTCAATTCCTGTGCCGTGAGCTCGCATCAGATGAGGACAAGTTTTTCCAGCATTACCGTATGTCTCGAAAATCGTTTGAGGAGCTGCACACGATACTAAAAGATGAGATTTCTGTTATAACAACCAACTTCCGAAGCAGCATTACGTCGATGGAAAGGCTGGCCGTATGTCTAAG GTATTTAGCCGTTGGAGGTAGTCAGCGGGATATAGCGGATTCCTTCAGAATCGGTCGCTCTACGGTATCGGGTATTGTGACTCAAGTGTGCGAAAAAATTTGGCAAGTCTTGCAACCAACATATATGCCTGTACCGTCGCGACAGGTATGGGAAAGTACGGCTCTGGAGTTTTACGACCGATGGGGATTCCCTAACTGTACCGGTGCGATAGAGGGCAAGCATGTGCACATACGGCGTCCCATTGACGAGTCCAGAGTTTGTTCGTATAAAGGGTTTCAttctttggtttgtttgacCGTTGTGGACGCCATGTACCGGTTTCTCATAGTCGATGTGGGAAACTATGGTGCAAATGGGGAGAACGCTATTCTGAACGATTCCAATTTTATCGAAAATTATTTTGACAATTTGGAGTATCCACAACCGAGGACATTACCCGGCAGCCGGATTATCACGCCCTATGTTTTCCTCGGGAACGAAACCTTTGCTCTGAGGACTTTTCTAATGAGACCATATCCAAAGATTACATGCGTGGATAGAACCGACCGGCAAGAGTTTAATGCTCGTCTGAATCGTGGTCGTACGGTAGTGGACAAAGCGTTCGGTATATTAACATCGAATTGGAAGGTATTCTTAAAGCCAATAGACTGCAAACCGGAGGGAGCCGACGCAATAGTGAAGGCAACCTGTTGCCTGCACAACTTTCTCCTAGAGCAAAACAGTGCCCTTACAGACGTGGATTATAGGCCAGAAGTGCAACCACCTCGAGGTAAAATCGACAAGAAAAGCTATGCGTTGAAACCgataggaaaaacaaacagccgAGCATCTAGGGATGCCCTCGAAATTAGAGATCTCTTTACCGAATATTTTAGTCTACCACACACCGAATAG
- the LOC126577987 gene encoding MIEF1 upstream open reading frame protein, translating to MSAPAVNKRLVISLYRDLLRYCAQLQYTDKDFFRARIRREFRQSAALTDPKEIEFCYKKGRAVLERASVI from the exons ATGAGTGCACCAGCCGTTAACAAACGATTAGTGATCTCGCTGTACCGTGATTTGCTACGCTACTGTGCACAACTCCAGTACACGGACAAGGATTTCTTCCGAGCGCGGATACGCCGAGAATTCCGCCAATCAGCCGCACTAACCGATCCCAAGGAGATCGAGTTCTGCTACAAG AAAGGACGTGCTGTGTTGGAGCGCGCCAGCGTCATCTAG
- the LOC126577964 gene encoding kelch-like protein 18 — translation MLSRYSVSSLRCESMSASPPGPDDGAKQPGTFPRCTTEGGSSSSNRNKPPGGPQQYGGSGGSTPKPIEMQQAELSETEDTSYMYFRQEGLYANSFPKMKEIRRMGKLCDVTLKVDSHSFSAHRIVLASTIPYFYAMFTHNMAESRIKEITMKEIEPLALEALINFAYSGVVKIDTQNVQSLMVGASFLQLNEVRDACAKFLKRKFHPQNVLGIRQFADTLSCSKLIVSADRYIHQHFSKVASGDEFLALSCDELIEVIGRDELNVKSEECIFAACMRWVKHAQDKRAVHLPLILSNIRLPLLSPQFLADSVATEELIKTSHKCRDLLDEARDFHLMPERRALVATTRTRPRCFDFVVGLIFAVGGLTKNGESVSTVEIYNPTTKEWSMGEAMTMLRSRVGVAVTNGKLYAFGGFNGTERLSTVEIYDPRQHRWSQGTAMHCKRSAVGVAALEDYVYVCGGYDGVTSLSTVERYCPKTDSWSTVAPMMKYRSAGGVAALGGYVYALGGHDGLSIFDTVERYDPFTDTWTKVRSMTNRRCRLGVATLGNKLYACGGYDGNSFLRSVEVYDPVKDTWTLIAPMNVKRSRVALASNMGKLWAIGGYDGESNLSTVEVYDPKTSTWTFVAPMKHHGGGVGCGVIPTPFQD, via the exons ATGTTATCTCGCTACTCGGTGTCTTCGCTTCGATGTGAAAGCATGTCCGCCTCACCGCCCGGCCCAGACGACGGTGCTAAGCAGCCGGGAACGTTTCCCCGGTGCACCACCGAgggcggcagtagcagcagcaacagaaacaaaccCCCGGGCGGACCGCAACAGtatggtggcagcggtggctcaaccccgaaaccgatcgagaTGCAGCAGGCCGAACTGTCGGAAACGGAGGACACCTCGTACATGTACTTCCGCCAGGAAGGCCTGTACGCCAACAGCTTTCCGAAGATGAAGGAAATCCGTCGGATGGGTAAACTGTGCGACGTTACGCTCAAG GTGGATTCACATTCCTTTTCAGCGCACCGGATCGTGCTGGCGTCCACCATTCCCTACTTTTACGCAATGTTCACCCACAACATGGCCGAGAGCAGAATCAAGGAGATTACGATGAAGGAGATCGAACCACT GGCGCTCGAAGCATTAATCAACTTCGCATACAGCGGTGTGGTGAAGATCGATACCCAGAACGTGCAGAGCCTGATGGTTGGCGCTTCGTTCCTGCAGCTGAACGAGGTCCGTGATGCGTGTGCCAAGTTCCTGAAGCGAAA GTTTCACCCGCAGAACGTGCTGGGCATCCGACAGTTCGCCGATACGCTGAGCTGCTCGAAGCTGATCGTATCCGCCGATCGGTACATCCATCAGCACTTCTCGAAGGTCGCCAGTGGGGACGAGTTTCTGGCGCTGAGCTGCGACGAGCTGATCGAGGTGATTGGCCGCGACGAGCTGAATGTCAAGAGCGAAGAGTGTATCTTTGCGGCGTGCATGCGCTGGGTAAAGCACGCCCAGGACAAGCGTGCCGTGCATCTGCCGTTGATACTGAGCAACATACGGTTGCCGTTGCTATCGCCCCAGTTCCTGGCCGACAGTGTCGCGACGGAGGAGCTTATCAAAACGTCCCACAAGTGTCGCGATCTGCTGGATGAGGCGCGTGACTTTCATCTGATGCCGGAGCGGCGCGCCCTGGTCGCGACGACACGCACGCGTCCACGGTGCTTCGATTTCGTCGTCGGGCTCATCTTTGCCGTCGGTGGACTGACGAAGAACGGTGAATCGGTGAGCACGGTTGAGATCTACAATCCGACGACCAAGGAGTGGAGTATGGGTGaggcgatgacgatgctccGGTCACGCGTCGGTGTGGCCGTCACCAACGGGAAGCTGTACGCTTTCGGGGGCTTCAACGGTACCGAGCGGCTGTCGACGGTCGAGATTTACGATCCGCGGCAGCACCGATGGTCCCAGGGGACGGCAATGCATTGTAAGCGCAGTGCGGTCGGGGTGGCCGCCCTGGAGGActacgtgtacgtgtgcggtGGGTACGATGGTGTGACCAGTCTCAGCACGGTCGAACGGTACTGCCCGAAGACGGACAGCTGGAGCACGGTGGCACCGATGATGAAGTATCGGTCGGCGGGCGGTGTAGCGGCCCTCGGTGGCTACGTGTACGCGCTGGGTGGCCACGATGGCTTGTCGATCTTCGACACGGTTGAACGGTACGATCCGTTCACCGACACCTGGACCAAAGTACGCTCGATGACGAACCGTCGCTGCCGGTTGGGTGTGGCAACGCTAGGCAACAAGCTGTACGCCTGCGGTGGCTACGATGGCAACTCGTTTCTGCGCTCGGTCGAAGTGTATGACCCGGTAAAGGATACCTGGACACTGATTGCGCCGATGAATGTGAAACGGAGCCGCGTCGCGCTAGCCTCGAACATGGGCAAACTATGGGCCATCGGGGGGTACGATGGGGAATCCAATCTGTCGACGGTAGAGGTGTACGATCCGAAGACTAGCACCTGGACGTTCGTTGCACCCATGAAgcaccacggtggtggtgttggttgcgGCGTTATTCCTACTCCGTTTCAGGATTGA